A window of the Sabethes cyaneus chromosome 1, idSabCyanKW18_F2, whole genome shotgun sequence genome harbors these coding sequences:
- the LOC128734146 gene encoding protein tweety — MQGSTPPIMGYPEDDDQYKVPLIAKLLHALPHYNITFHRINNTFRPSNEVYLESLGILGSIPAALLIVSLFGLLLYLLTRCCDRKPRPAHSITSLKVTLSIVTVLCCAAIGLGLYGNDDLHNGLLEVLQAGRKVDNVVSSVRNQTFILENTLTMKIQQQLTELEDIFDAKANNQTALAQLQMALAITKGNVTIAKNAANDIRRPLVGLTITDFLSKGDQWELIRWPGTVAILALLLVLCAVLLVGVARHSRCALILFSVCGLLAVTGSWLMSGLYLSTSVAVGDLCNDPADFLVHQAPNELPSDILLYYTQCDVARSNPFTQRLRESQNAINNARNAMSIVSKISPVLFKNAGLGPKLGSVNADIKLCERILTGLTALVDCKAVHYSYLNATRGLCEGGLLGLVLMLIASFMAAILLTVMVWVDSHTWIYIRKRNDYAQVEEQSYVSAHQLQSQNHQNANTRTMPHIHKGPPVISGSHTLAHPARNPKHEMTPQQQAHMHHHHQAMMRPGGTHTLGRLPSHNNSPTHMHGPNNGKYATLSKHCKTLDANDFY, encoded by the exons AGTCTGGGAATCCTAGGATCGATACCGGCTGCGCTGTTGATTGTGTCACTTTTCGGGCTTCTGCTGTATCTTTTAACCAGATGTTGCGACCGTAAACCCCGTCCGGCGCACTCGATCACCAGTCTCAAAGTAACATTATCGATAGTGACTGTCTTGTGTTGTGCGGCTATCGGTCTCGGTCTTTACGGTAATGATGATCTTCATAACGGTCTACTGGAAGTGTTACAAGCCGGTCGAAAGGTAGATAACGTTGTGTCATCAGTACGCAATCAAACTTTTATTCTGGAGAACACTTTGACTATGAAAATTCAACAACAACTTACCGAACTGGAAGACATATTCGATGCTAAAGCAAATAACCAAACAGCTTTGGCACAGCTCCAGATGGCACTAGCCATCACCAAAGGCAATGTAACGATTGCCAAAAACGCAGCAAATGATATCCGTCGGCCACTGGTTGGATTGACTATAACGGATTTTTTATCG AAAGGAGATCAATGGGAGCTAATAAGGTGGCCCGGTACAGTTGCAATTCTGGCTCTGTTGCTCGTTCTTTGTGCGGTACTGCTTGTTGGCGTAGCACGACACTCACGTTGTGCATTAATCCTATTCAGTGTTTGCGGACTGTTGGCAGTTACTGGATCATGGCTCATGTCTGGTTTGTACCTTTCGACGTCAGTTGCTGTGGGAGATTTATGCAACGATCCTGCTGACTTTTTGGTTCATCAGGCACCAAATGAGTTGCCATCTGATATCCTATTATATTACACTCAATGTGATGTTGCACGCTCAAACCCTTTTACTCAGCGGCTTCGGGAATCACAAAATGCAATCAATAATGCCCGAAACGCAATGAGCATTGTCTCTAA aatCTCTCCAGTGCTGTTCAAGAACGCTGGACTTGGACCGAAGCTGGGTTCTGTTAACGCGGATATTAAACTGTGTGAACGAATCTTGACGGGTCTAACGGCACTGGTGGACTGCAAAGCAGTACACTACAGTTATCTCAATGCAACACGCGGATTGTGTGAAGGAGGACTCCTAGGGCTTGTACTTATGCTTATTGCCAGTTTCATGGCTGCCATATTACTGACTGTCATGGTTTGGGTTGATTCGCACACATGGATTTACATCAGAAAGAG GAACGATTATGCTCAAGTAGAAGAACAATCATACGTATCAGCCCATCAACTTCAATCACAAAACCATCAGAACGCAAATACGCGAACAATGCCACATATTCATAAAGG TCCACCGGTGATCAGCGGTTCACATACATTAGCGCATCCAGCGCGTAATCCTAAGCATGAAATGACGCCACAACAGCAAGCTCATATGCACCACCATCATCAAGCTATGATGCGACCAGGTGGAACTCATACCCTCGGACGTTTACCTTCTCATAACAATAGCCCAACTCATATGCATGGACCAAATAATGGCAAATATGCCACCCTGAGCAAGCACTGCAAAACTTTGGATGCTAACGATTTTTACTGA
- the LOC128746002 gene encoding AAC-rich mRNA clone AAC11 protein-like, whose amino-acid sequence MQLQHQQQQQQQQQQLLQQQQPHLAPNARHHQHPVSHPNHTMTMNRKMIEQSHYSEDNPPPLPPLRNPQKALDTVQAIPSLNDSSVNERDKQIYICSTLKNPNNHKTNNNTHSSNSSNVNNSQTNTNSSSNHNNGNNPYGTMKSATNTVKNQTTFNSTPSTTTKPLPSIINTPLPAIPKNAQPLGPKDEIYVKRKLIDQNSKFATLKAIPLPKIEALEIEAQKKKTAQLAQQQHQSTGTANGDATSTQHNLPPPPVTTAMNAMTATQIQSLPLPLPPPELIEEEPLPPPPPPVDHDGQIVDHDDSTNMNNTKGDTKEVIYATKTITNTHANGASNGNNSGTVGNAATNPTNTNNNSDESSFYAVTEL is encoded by the coding sequence ATGCAGTTGcagcatcaacaacaacaacaacaacaacaacagcaacttcTTCAGCAACAGCAGCCGCATCTGGCACCAAATGCAAGACATCATCAGCATCCAGTGAGTCATCCAAATCACACTATGACTATGAATCGAAAAATGATTGAGCAAAGTCACTATAGCGAAGATAATCCGCCGCCACTGCCGCCTCTACGCAATCCACAGAAAGCTCTAGACACAGTTCAAGCAATACCAAGTCTGAACGACAGTTCCGTGAATGAGCGAGATAAGCAAATATACATTTGTTCCACTTTAAAAAATCCAAACAATCACAAAACGAACAATAATACTCATAGCAGTAATAGCAGTAACGTCAATAACAGTCAAACAAACACAAACTCTAGCAGTAATCACAACAATGGGAACAACCCATATGGTACAATGAAATCAGCTACCAATACCGTTAAAAATCAAACCACGTTCAATTCAACACCATCAACTACAACAAAGCCACTACCATCGATTATTAACACACCATTACCGGCTATTCCAAAAAATGCCCAGCCATTGGGCCCAAAAGACGAAATTTATGTTAAACGTAAGTTGATAGACCAAAATAGTAAGTTTGCAACATTGAAAGCGATTCCCCTACCAAAAATAGAGGCACTTGAAATTGAAgctcaaaagaaaaaaactgcCCAACTGGCACAACAGCAACATCAGTCCACTGGTACAGCGAACGGAGATGCGACTAGCACCCAACACAACTTACCGCCACCTCCCGTGACAACAGCCATGAATGCCATGACCGCAACCCAAATCCAATCTCTACCCCTACCACTACCGCCGCCTGAATTAATAGAAGAGGAACCATTGcctccaccaccaccaccggttGATCACGATGGACAAATCGTCGATCACGATGATTCCACAAATATGAACAATACCAAAGGCGACACTAAAGAGGTGATCTACGCTACTAAAACAATTACTAATACTCATGCAAATGGCGCATCAAATGGCAACAACAGCGGAACGGTTGGAAACGCCGCTACGAACCCAACGAATACGAACAACAATAGTGATGAAAGTAGTTTCTATGCAGTTACTGAACTTTAA